The following proteins come from a genomic window of Shewanella halifaxensis HAW-EB4:
- the blaOXA gene encoding class D beta-lactamase translates to MSVLKPSDIKTNNNTGYWARLFLPLAVFITTPFQVSAALEERSDWQQYFNHYDAKGTIVVRDERGPKAKLWVVDSERAQQRFSPASTYKIPHTLFALDAKLVKDEFQTFKWDGVKRSFTLHNQDQNLRSAMRYSAVWVYDEFAKQLGEPKAQQYLSLIDYGNADSSFDKVIEDSDSYWIDGKLTISATEQVEFLQALYRNELPFDLADQLLVKDIMIVEAGKDWILRAKTGWQGQYGWWVGWVEWPVGPVFFALNIDTPNRMKDLYKRETITREILQSIEALPAK, encoded by the coding sequence ATAACAATACGGGATATTGGGCACGTCTTTTTCTTCCGCTAGCGGTTTTTATTACCACACCTTTTCAGGTGTCGGCAGCACTTGAGGAACGTTCTGATTGGCAGCAATATTTTAATCACTACGATGCCAAGGGGACGATAGTGGTGCGCGATGAGCGCGGCCCTAAAGCCAAGCTCTGGGTTGTTGATAGTGAGCGTGCCCAGCAGAGGTTTTCACCTGCATCGACCTATAAAATTCCACACACGCTATTTGCTTTGGATGCCAAGCTGGTTAAAGATGAGTTTCAGACGTTCAAATGGGATGGGGTCAAAAGAAGTTTCACGCTGCACAATCAAGATCAGAACCTGCGCTCAGCCATGCGATACTCTGCAGTGTGGGTTTATGACGAATTTGCAAAACAACTTGGCGAACCAAAAGCCCAGCAATACTTGTCGCTAATTGATTACGGTAATGCCGACTCGAGCTTTGATAAAGTAATCGAAGACAGTGACAGTTACTGGATTGATGGCAAGTTGACTATCTCAGCCACAGAACAAGTGGAATTTCTACAGGCTTTATATCGAAACGAATTACCTTTTGATTTAGCTGACCAGTTATTAGTTAAAGATATTATGATTGTTGAAGCGGGTAAAGATTGGATTTTACGGGCGAAAACAGGCTGGCAAGGGCAATATGGCTGGTGGGTTGGTTGGGTAGAGTGGCCAGTAGGCCCAGTATTTTTTGCTTTAAATATCGATACACCAAATAGGATGAAAGATCTTTATAAACGAGAGACCATCACACGGGAGATCTTACAGTCTATTGAGGCGCTACCTGCTAAGTAA